A single Mercenaria mercenaria strain notata chromosome 9, MADL_Memer_1, whole genome shotgun sequence DNA region contains:
- the LOC123547263 gene encoding uncharacterized protein LOC123547263: MSQHPDYYRTVSLKLSEVLNDIGVNERMILKRRMVLLMETMWTSTWKLLGMNMSIYHFGSRSEGSTTLGLQSDTDTLFCLNKYNVIQDWAEWQPSRRNLLMIQDETTSPGYCLLQKLRDDEHLPTALLDRLPDSRGKVLLKNTSYRDAPLEGRVINGPASSMEGSQGIADQDFVPAFHCRSWPAEARPWLLQQGIGRWPTEDMKRYCETKGCLTVPVSSKNSQHEELEWRISTSHAERCLMFSLNITQLRCYILMKMILKALINPQCDGVLSSFMCKTVLFHCIQNTHSNNWKKSNLLSCLMCCITVLQNFVRNENCPHFIITENNLMAGRISPHTKHKILEILKIILQGEGRALLGISIDDLGMRLQVKMNMGEALLYHQTPAKIYTFISAELLLNTASTVSFSHKFLLGEIKHDGNAIVRQGLSDYMITLTRMYREMGSSSLEKSALKLLAPLLSSSVASVIASHDIYTTHSISPEALTWFSAGLNSDVASGRLKLASALYCVGDMERAEFVLKNVEEKYDLNTVESVCECNENVFHYPRQGFRHKCNTGNEEVIKHNIAFCVRFLRCEICCVPEELQYEMFRSTQEDRLERDGIFDTWMDFAVVDSLPYLYFLQYKIYGALQRVVDQQCALANLVTTIDTESNLDHTETALNLLGQCMERENQHIDALRCYMKSLNFRARNNAANFLICRLLYVLFTVTEPALN, translated from the coding sequence ATGTCTCAACATCCTGATTATTACCGGACTGTATCCCTGAAACTGTCAGAGGTGCTCAATGATATTGGTGTTAATGAGAGAATGATTCTGAAGAGAAGGATGGTCTTGTTGATGGAAACTATGTGGACTAGTACATGGAAATTACTGggaatgaacatgtccatctatCATTTTGGTAGCCGGTCTGAAGGGTCTACAACATTAGGACTCCAATCAGACACTGATACACTATTTTGCCTCAATAAGTATAATGTAATACAGGACTGGGCTGAGTGGCAACCTAGCAGGCGCAATCTACTGATGATCCAGGATGAGACCACATCACCAGGTTACTGTTTACTACAAAAGCTAAGGGATGATGAGCATCTTCCTACTGCTTTACTTGATCGTTTACCAGACAGCAGAGGTAAAGTGCTGCTGAAGAACACATCTTATAGAGATGCTCCTTTAGAAGGAAGGGTAATAAATGGTCCTGCTTCATCGATGGAAGGAAGTCAGGGTATTGCTGATCAAGATTTTGTTCCAGCTTTCCACTGTAGATCATGGCCTGCAGAAGCCCGACCATGGTTATTACAACAAGGTATAGGAAGATGGCCTACAGAAGACATGAAGAGATATTGTGAGACTAAAGGATGTTTAACTGTACCAGTGAGCAGTAAAAATAGCCAGCATGAAGAActtgaatggagaatatctacTTCACATGCTGAAAGATGTCTGATGTTCAGTTTAAACATCACACAATTAAGATGTTACATTCTGATGAAGATGATTCTTAAAGCATTAATAAATCCACAGTGTGATGGTGTACTTTCAAGTTTCATgtgcaaaactgttttatttcactgtatacaGAATACACATTCAAATAACTGGAAGAAATCCAATTTACTTTCATGTTTGATGTGTTGTATTACAGTATTACAGAACTTTGTTAGGAACGAAAACTGTCcacattttataataactgaaaacaaCCTGATGGCTGGAAGAATTTCTCCTCATACCAAACATAAAATTCTTGAAATCCTTAAAATTATCTTACAAGGGGAAGGCCGTGCACTGCTGGGGATTTCCATTGATGACCTTGGCATGAGACTGCAGGTGAAGATGAACATGGGTGAAGCTTTATTGTATCACCAAACACCAGCCAAAATATATACCTTCATTTCAGCAGAGCTGCTACTTAATACTGCCAGTACAGTAAGTTTCAGTCACAAGTTCCTTCTAGGAGAAATAAAGCATGATGGAAATGCAATAGTGCGTCAGGGATTATCAGACTATATGATAACACTAACTAGAATGTACAGAGAAATGGGCTCTAGCAGTTTGGAAAAATCTGCACTGAAGCTTTTAGCACCTCTATTGTCCTCTTCAGTTGCATCTGTGATAGCATCTCATGACATTTACACTACTCACAGTATATCCCCAGAAGCACTGACCTGGTTTTCAGCTGGTTTGAACTCCGATGTGGCATCTGGTAGACTGAAACTTGCATCAGCATTATATTGTGTAGGAGATATGGAAAGAGCAGAGTTTGTTCTGAAGAATGTAGAGGAAAAGTATGATCTGAATACTGTTGAATCTGTATGTGAATGTAATGAGAATGTCTTTCATTACCCAAGGCAAGGATTCAGACATAAATGTAACACTGGAAATGAAGAAGTGATAAAACATAACATAGCATTTTGTGTTAGATTTCTGCGGTGTGAAATTTGCTGTGTTCCTGAAGAGCTACAGTATGAAATGTTTAGGTCTACACAAGAGGACAGGCTTGAAAGGGATGGAATATTTGACACTTGGATGGACTTTGCAGTGGTAGATTCTCTCCCTTACCTCTACTTCCTGCAGTACAAGATTTACGGTGCTCTTCAGAGAGTGGTAGACCAACAATGTGCACTTGCAAACCTTGTCACTACCATTGATACGGAATCAAACCTAGATCACACGGAAACAGCGTTGAACTTACTAGGACAGTGTATGgaacgggaaaaccaacatattgatGCTTTACGTTGCTACATGAAATCTCTAAATTTCCGGGCAAGAAACAATGCTGCAAATTTTCTTATATGTAGACTTCTTTATGTATTATTTACTGTAACGGAACCTGCACTGAACTGA